A genomic window from Populus alba chromosome 19, ASM523922v2, whole genome shotgun sequence includes:
- the LOC118052596 gene encoding legumin B, whose product MSSSTLFSLTLCFLVLFNCCFAQIEQVTSRHEQQQARRRSSQHSECQLQRINALEPARRIKSEAGVTEIWDENDEQFECAGVAVIRHTIQKRGLLLPAYTNTPKLVYVEQGRGIQGAVFPGCPETFQSSGQFSRDGSQSSEDQHQKVRQVREGDVVALPSGVADWFYNNGDSPLVLVQLLDTSNPANQLDQDFRNFFLAGNPQRELQSQRSSYQRDQFEGQRGRQDEDESRRHQQDRNRNVIAGFDEQILAEAFNIDTRLARSMRNEKDNRGIIVRAEHELQVVSPHQSREEEEREIEHRRGRGGRFNGIEETFCTARLKHNINDPERADFFNPRAGRLTTVNSLNLPILRSVQLSVERGVLYPNALMSPHWNMNAHSIIYITRGNGRIQIVGDNGQTIFDGEVREGQVVTAPQSFAVVKKAGSQGFEWVSFKTNDNAQVSQLAGRVSTIRGLPVEVVANSFQISREDARRLKNNREEVSVFSPSQSGRSDEIA is encoded by the exons ATGTCTTCCTCTACTTTGTTTTCTCTTACACTTTGCTTTCTTGTTCTCTTCAATTGTTGCTTTGCTCAGATAGAGCAAGTGACCTCGCGACATGAGCAGCAACAAGCGCGACGACGCAGCTCTCAACATAGCGAATGCCAACTTCAGAGGATCAATGCCCTCGAGCCTGCTCGGAGGATTAAATCAGAGGCTGGTGTCACTGAAATTTGGGACGAAAATGATGAGCAGTTTGAATGTGCTGGTGTTGCAGTTATCCGCCATACCATTCAAAAGCGAGGCCTCTTGTTGCCTGCATACACTAATACCCCTAAGCTTGTCTATGTAGAGCAAG GAAGGGGCATTCAGGGAGCTGTGTTCCCAGGCTGTCCAGAGACATTCCAATCATCAGGGCAGTTTTCTCGAGATGGAAGTCAAAGCTCCGAAGACCAGCACCAGAAGGTTCGACAGGTAAGAGAGGGTGATGTGGTTGCCTTGCCTTCCGGAGTTGCTGATTGGTTTTATAACAATGGTGATTCACCTCTCGTTCTTGTTCAACTTCTCGACACAAGCAATCCTGCCAACCAGCTTGATCAGGATTTCAGG AATTTCTTCCTTGCTGGCAACCCACAACGAGAATTGCAAAGCCAAAGAAGCTCATACCAGAGAGACCAGTTTGAAGGTCAACGTGGACGCCAAGACGAAGATGAAAGTCGGAGACACCAGCAAGACAGAAACCGCAATGTCATCGCCGGCTTCGATGAGCAAATCCTGGCAGAAGCTTTCAACATTGACACCAGACTAGCAAGAAGCATGAGGAACGAAAAAGATAACAGAGGCATCATTGTCCGAGCTGAGCATGAGCTTCAGGTGGTAAGTCCACATCAGAGCCGAGAGGAAGAAGAACGTGAAATTGAACACCGAAGGGGACGAGGTGGCAGATTCAATGGCATAGAGGAAACTTTCTGTACTGCTAGGTTGAAGCACAACATCAATGACCCAGAACGTGCTGATTTCTTTAATCCACGCGCTGGACGCCTCACCACTGTCAACAGCCTCAATCTCCCTATCCTGCGATCTGTCCAGCTTAGTGTTGAGAGAGGTGTTCTCTACCCG AACGCTTTGATGTCACCACACTGGAATATGAATGCCCACAGCATAATCTACATCACCAGGGGAAATGGAAGGATTCAGATTGTTGGAGACAATGGACAAACGATATTTGATGGAGAAGTCCGCGAGGGTCAAGTAGTTACAGCACCACAAAGCTTTGCAGTAGTGAAGAAGGCAGGAAGCCAAGGGTTCGAGTGGGTATCATTTAAAACCAACGACAATGCACAAGTGAGTCAATTGGCTGGACGTGTCTCCACCATCCGAGGCTTGCCGGTGGAAGTGGTGGCAAATTCATTCCAGATCTCAAGGGAAGATGCTAGGAGGCTTAAGAACAACAGGGAGGAAGTTAGCGTTTTTAGTCCTTCACAATCTGGAAGGAGTGATGAGATTGCATAA